One part of the Rutidosis leptorrhynchoides isolate AG116_Rl617_1_P2 chromosome 1, CSIRO_AGI_Rlap_v1, whole genome shotgun sequence genome encodes these proteins:
- the LOC139870100 gene encoding glucan endo-1,3-beta-glucosidase 1-like isoform X1: protein MAVIRLITLFLIFFLTLPAPLPVKAQQDKDEPYVGVNIGTDVTNLLPPAQLVSFLQQQKVSRIRLYDADPDILKALSKTKIRVIISVPNNQILGIGSSNTTAANWINRNVATYYPDTLITFISVGDEVLTTVPSIMSMLMPAIESLYSALVSSNLHNQIKISTPHAANVILDPFPPSQAYFNETFSPVIEQLLPFLSRTKSPLMMNMYPYYVFMENKGVVPLDNSLFKPLTPAKEMVDPNTLLHYTNVLDAMIDSAYSSMKNLNVTDVIVLVTETGWPSKGDSKEPYATIDNADTYNSNLIKHILDRSGTPFHPEVTSSVYIYELFNEDLRSSPISEANWGLFYANSTPVYLLHVSGSGEFLANDTTNQTYCVAMDGVDGKTLQSALDWACGPGRANCSEIQPGESCYLPNNVKNHASYAFDSYYEKNGRSAGSCDFKGVAMITTTDPSHGVCVFPGSKILSNRTYTVVNSTNTSGVDTSRFVGITTFEDGLHLFWGLIVGVTFCLFIL, encoded by the exons ATGGCGGTAATTAGACTCATTACTCTGTTTCTCATCTTCTTCCTCACCCTCCCTGCTCCATTACCAG TTAAGGCGCAACAAGATAAGGATGAACCCTATGTGGGAGTTAATATAGGTACAGATGTAACAAATTTACTTCCTCCTGCACAGTTAGTTTCATTCTTGCAACAACAAAAGGTATCTCGTATCCGTCTTTATGATGCTGACCCGGATATCCTTAAAGCCCTTTCAAAAACCAAGATCCGGGTCATCATTTCAGTACCCAATAACCAAATTCTTGGTATTGGATCATCCAACACCACTGCAGCCAACTGGATTAACCGAAACGTTGCTACATATTACCCCGATACCCTCATTACCTTTATATCAGTAGGCGATGAAGTGTTAACAACGGTCCCTTCGATAATGTCGATGTTAATGCCTGCCATTGAATCACTTTATAGTGCTTTAGTATCTTCAAATTTACATAATCAGATCAAGATTTCAACCCCACACGCTGCAAATGTTATTCTCGATCCGTTCCCACCTTCACAAGCTTATTTTAATGAAACGTTTTCCCCTGTTATAGAACAATTGCTTCCTTTTCTTTCGAGGACAAAATCACCACTCATGATGAATATGTACCCTTACTATGTGTTTATGGAAAATAAAGGTGTTGTTCCTCTTGATAATTCATTGTTTAAGCCATTAACGCCTGCAAAAGAAATGGTGGATCCGAATACTTTATTGCATTACACAAATGTTCTTGATGCCATGATTGATTCAGCTTACTCATCGATGAAGAATTTGAATGTTACTGATGTTATAGTTCTTGTAACTGAAACGGGCTGGCCTTCTAAGGGTGATTCAAAAGAGCCATATGCAACAATCGACAATGCCGATACGTATAATTCAAATTTGATTAAGCATATTTTGGATAGAAGTGGGACCCCGTTTCATCCCGAGGTTACTTCTAGTGTTTACATTTATGAATTATTTAACGAGGATTTGCGGTCATCGCCGATTTCTGAGGCGAATTGGGGATTGTTTTATGCTAATTCAACCCCCGTTTACTTGCTTCATGTGTCGGGAAGTGGAGAATTTTTAGCAAATGATACTACGAATCAAACGTATTGTGTTGCTATGGATGGTGTTGATGGTAAAACGTTGCAATCAGCTTTAGATTGGGCTTGTGGGCCCGGAAGAGCAAATTGCTCAGAGATTCAACCAGGCGAAAGTTGTTATTTGCCTAATAATGTAAAGAATCATGCTTCTTATGCATTTGATAGTTACTATGAGAAAAACGGAAGGTCAGCAGGGTCATGTGATTTCAAAGGTGTGGCCATGATCACCACTACAGATCCGA GTCACGGGGTGTGTGTATTTCCAGGAAG TAAGATCTTGAGTAATAGAACGTATACAGTGGTGAACTCGACCAATACAAGTGGAGTGGATACATCAAGATTCGTCGGAATTACGACTTTTGAGGACGGTTTGCACCTTTTTTGGGGACTCATTGTTGGTGTAACGTTTTGTTTATTCATTTTGTAA
- the LOC139870100 gene encoding glucan endo-1,3-beta-glucosidase 1-like isoform X2, whose product MAVIRLITLFLIFFLTLPAPLPVKAQQDKDEPYVGVNIGTDVTNLLPPAQLVSFLQQQKVSRIRLYDADPDILKALSKTKIRVIISVPNNQILGIGSSNTTAANWINRNVATYYPDTLITFISVGDEVLTTVPSIMSMLMPAIESLYSALVSSNLHNQIKISTPHAANVILDPFPPSQAYFNETFSPVIEQLLPFLSRTKSPLMMNMYPYYVFMENKGVVPLDNSLFKPLTPAKEMVDPNTLLHYTNVLDAMIDSAYSSMKNLNVTDVIVLVTETGWPSKGDSKEPYATIDNADTYNSNLIKHILDRSGTPFHPEVTSSVYIYELFNEDLRSSPISEANWGLFYANSTPVYLLHVSGSGEFLANDTTNQTYCVAMDGVDGKTLQSALDWACGPGRANCSEIQPGESCYLPNNVKNHASYAFDSYYEKNGRSAGSCDFKGVAMITTTDPIRS is encoded by the exons ATGGCGGTAATTAGACTCATTACTCTGTTTCTCATCTTCTTCCTCACCCTCCCTGCTCCATTACCAG TTAAGGCGCAACAAGATAAGGATGAACCCTATGTGGGAGTTAATATAGGTACAGATGTAACAAATTTACTTCCTCCTGCACAGTTAGTTTCATTCTTGCAACAACAAAAGGTATCTCGTATCCGTCTTTATGATGCTGACCCGGATATCCTTAAAGCCCTTTCAAAAACCAAGATCCGGGTCATCATTTCAGTACCCAATAACCAAATTCTTGGTATTGGATCATCCAACACCACTGCAGCCAACTGGATTAACCGAAACGTTGCTACATATTACCCCGATACCCTCATTACCTTTATATCAGTAGGCGATGAAGTGTTAACAACGGTCCCTTCGATAATGTCGATGTTAATGCCTGCCATTGAATCACTTTATAGTGCTTTAGTATCTTCAAATTTACATAATCAGATCAAGATTTCAACCCCACACGCTGCAAATGTTATTCTCGATCCGTTCCCACCTTCACAAGCTTATTTTAATGAAACGTTTTCCCCTGTTATAGAACAATTGCTTCCTTTTCTTTCGAGGACAAAATCACCACTCATGATGAATATGTACCCTTACTATGTGTTTATGGAAAATAAAGGTGTTGTTCCTCTTGATAATTCATTGTTTAAGCCATTAACGCCTGCAAAAGAAATGGTGGATCCGAATACTTTATTGCATTACACAAATGTTCTTGATGCCATGATTGATTCAGCTTACTCATCGATGAAGAATTTGAATGTTACTGATGTTATAGTTCTTGTAACTGAAACGGGCTGGCCTTCTAAGGGTGATTCAAAAGAGCCATATGCAACAATCGACAATGCCGATACGTATAATTCAAATTTGATTAAGCATATTTTGGATAGAAGTGGGACCCCGTTTCATCCCGAGGTTACTTCTAGTGTTTACATTTATGAATTATTTAACGAGGATTTGCGGTCATCGCCGATTTCTGAGGCGAATTGGGGATTGTTTTATGCTAATTCAACCCCCGTTTACTTGCTTCATGTGTCGGGAAGTGGAGAATTTTTAGCAAATGATACTACGAATCAAACGTATTGTGTTGCTATGGATGGTGTTGATGGTAAAACGTTGCAATCAGCTTTAGATTGGGCTTGTGGGCCCGGAAGAGCAAATTGCTCAGAGATTCAACCAGGCGAAAGTTGTTATTTGCCTAATAATGTAAAGAATCATGCTTCTTATGCATTTGATAGTTACTATGAGAAAAACGGAAGGTCAGCAGGGTCATGTGATTTCAAAGGTGTGGCCATGATCACCACTACAGATCCGA TAAGATCTTGA
- the LOC139870115 gene encoding 5'-adenylylsulfate reductase 3, chloroplastic-like, whose translation MALAATSSSTSIVFPFFNSRTEQGVVFGSSNYQPSDRHIPAAAGLNVSRKRSTALKALNAEARRNDSIVPSAATVLAPDVVDKTVEVEDIEILAKILEKASPLEIMDKALEKYGNDIAIAFSGAEDVALIEYAHLTGRPFRVFSLDTGRLNPETYKFFDTVERHYGIRIEYMFPDAVEVQALVRTKGLFSFYEDGHQECCRVRKVRPLRRALKGLRAWITGQRKDQSPGTRSEVPVVQVDPAFEGLDGGSGSLVKWNPVANVAGNDIWNFLRTMDVPVNSLHAQGYISIGCEPCTRSVLPGQHEREGRWWWEDAKAKECGLHKGNLKEENVNGNTSVNGNERSVVSDIFENQNIVNLSRPGVENLLKMEDRKDAWIVVLYAPWCPFCQAMETSYGEFADMLVGSDVKVGKFNADGDQKAFAQQEMQLGSYPTILFFPEHSSRPIKYPSEKRDVDSLIAFINALR comes from the exons atgGCTTTAGCTGCTACTTCTTCATCTACTTCAATCGTTTTCCCGTTTTTTAATTCCCGAACAGAACAAG GGGTGGTGTTTGGTTCAAGTAATTATCAGCCTTCCGATCGTCATATTCCGGCAGCGGCGGGATTGAATGTATCCAGAAAACGATCAACGGCTCTTAAGGCTTTGAATGCTGAAGCTAGAAGGAATGATTCAATTGTTCCTTCTGCTGCTACCGTGCTTGCTCCGG ATGTGGTGGACAAAACAGTAGAGGTTGAGGACATTGAGATATTGGCTAAAATTCTTGAAAAGGCTTCTCCACTTGAAATCATGGATAAAGCCCTTGAAAAATATGGGAATGATATTGCTATAGCTTTCAG TGGTGCTGAAGATGTTGCTTTGATCGAGTATGCTCACCTCACTGGACGTCCATTCAGGGTTTTTAGCCTCGACACCGGGCGGTTAAACCCCGAAACATACAAATTCTTTGATACCGTTGAAAGACACTACGGCATTCGGATCGAGTACATGTTCCCGGATGCTGTAGAAGTTCAGGCCCTGGTTAGAACCAAAGGTTTGTTTTCATTTTATGAAGACGGGCATCAAGAATGTTGTCGTGTGAGAAAGGTGCGACCTTTGAGACGGGCTTTGAAGGGTTTACGAGCCTGGATAACTGGTCAAAGAAAAGACCAGTCTCCTGGGACTAGATCCGAAGTTCCGGTGGTCCAGGTGGATCCGGCTTTTGAAGGTTTGGATGGTGGTTCAGGTAGCTTGGTTAAGTGGAACCCTGTGGCTAATGTAGCCGGTAACGATATATGGAACTTTCTTAGAACCATGGATGTCCCGGTTAACTCGTTGCATGCTCAGGGGTATATTTCAATAGGGTGTGAGCCGTGCACTAGGTCGGTCTTGCCCGGTCAACACGAAAGGGAAGGAAGATGGTGGTGGGAAGATGCTAAAGCCAAAGAATGTGGGCTCCATAAAGGGAATCTTAAAGAGGAAAATGTGAACGGAAACACATCGGTTAACGGTAACGAGAGATCCGTGGTTTCCGATATTTTCGAGAACCAAAATATTGTGAATTTGAGTCGACCCGGTGTGGAAAATCTTCTTAAAATGGAAGATCGAAAAGACGCTTGGATTGTGGTTCTTTACGCACCCTGGTGCCCGTTCTGTCAG GCAATGGAAACATCATATGGTGAATTCGCTGATATGTTAGTAGGAAGTGATGTGAAGGTTGGTAAATTTAATGCTGATGGTGATCAAAAGGCGTTTGCGCAACAAGAAATGCAGCTTGGAAGTTACCCGACGATCCTGTTCTTCCCGGAACACTCATCAAGGCCGATTAAGTACCCATCTGAGAAGAGGGATGTTGATTCGTTGATTGCTTTCATTAATGCTCTTAGATGA
- the LOC139898660 gene encoding uncharacterized protein has translation MTSKRTMFDFFKPTNVDDHQSQQEVDNVMEEVAKNSQAHVGDDYIMDEPPRVESEKNDASNSGELKLDSLVRDPGLRPSFMDYPINQHDEIRRAYIKHGPYQLRKSKYPQSSSGSGSGNRSFQEAWFRKFWWLEYSEKTDAAYCFPCYLFNKKPIGRAGSETFIKQGFKNWRKVNCGQDCPFVKHVGKTSASAHNYSVKCYENLKNQIGHIEHVIEKQTTKEIIDSRLRVRTSVETIKWLTMQACALRGHDERPDSKNQGNFLELLKLIASYNKDVEKVVLQNAPQNARYTSPDVQKEILQIFARNVQQSIRDEIGKSKFCLIVDECRDESKKEQMAIVVRFVDREGYVKERFLDLVHVKDTSALTLKNEILSSLSFHKLDVQDIRGQGYDGASNMRGEWNGLQALILKECPYAYYIHCFAHQLQLALVSASKDVVEVHKFFKNLNFIINVIDSSSKRHDQLQDAQISEIAHLAEIGELESGKGANQIQSLQRPGDTRWSSHYRSIRSLLKLYGPAIVVLREIAINGSTPSQRGDASFALTELLSFDFVIVMHLMKKIMKSTDKLCQSLQRKSQDILNALSLVSTTKLLIQNLRDQGWQSLLEKVVVFCGSNSIQVPEMTQTYKDIIRSRSKKDNVTVEHHYRVDVFIAAIDSQLQELNSRFNKSVTELLQLSVALDPKKHFNKSDICKLAKTFYPSDFTEQDMIHLKLELQHYELDVLKNPELKKVQTAAELCRGLRETEKSESYPLLDRLIRLILTLPVSTATSERAFSSMKIVKTRLRCSMGDEFLRNCLILYIERDIVESLSIDEIIDDFANKKRRRVQLQLPKVQY, from the coding sequence ATGACTTCAAAAAGAACAATGTTTGATTTTTTTAAACCAACTAATGTTGATGACCACCAATCACAACAAGAAGTAGATAATGTTATGGAAGAGGTCGCTAAAAACTCACAAGCACATGTTGGTGATGATTATATTATGGATGAACCCCCGAGAGTTGAAAGTGAAAAAAATGATGCTTCAAATTCAGGGGAGTTAAAATTAGATTCATTAGTTCGAGATCCTGGCTTAAGACCTTCATTCATGGATTATCCAATTAACCAACATGACGAGATCAGACGAGCATATATTAAACATGGACCTTATCAACTACGAAAGTCAAAGTATCCTCAAAGTTCAAGTGGTTCAGGTAGTGGTAATCGAAGCTTTCAAGAAGCTTGGTTTCGTAAATTTTGGTGGTTAGAATATTCTGAGAAAACCGATGCTGCATATTGTTTTCCATGTTACCTTTTTAATAAGAAGCCTATAGGACGAGCTGGTTCAGAAACATTCATCAAGCAAGGGTTCAAAAATTGGAGAAAAGTAAATTGTGGCCAAGATTGTCCTTTCGTCAAACATGTAGGTAAAACTTCAGCTTCAGCTCATAATTATTCTGTGAAAtgttatgaaaatttaaaaaatcaAATAGGTCATATAGAGCATGTGATTGAGAAACAGACAACTAAAGAGATCATAGATAGTAGGCTTCGAGTTAGAACTTCTGTTGAGACGATTAAATGGCTCACAATGCAAGCTTGTGCTCTTAGAGGTCATGATGAGCGACCTGATTCAAAAAATCAAGGAAACTTCCTTGAATTGTTAAAGTTAATTGCTTCTTATAATAAAGATGTTGAAAAAGTTGTGCTGCAAAATGCTCCTCAAAATGCCAGATATACTTCTCCGGATGTGCAAAAGGAAATTTTGCAAATATTTGCTAGAAATGTGCAACAATCGATTCGAGAtgaaattggaaaatccaaattttGTTTGATAGTTGATGAGTGTCGAGATGAATCTAAAAAGGAGCAAATGGCAATTGTTGTGAGATTTGTAGATCGAGAGGGGTACGTTAAAGAAAGATTTTTAGACTTGGTTCATGTAAAAGATACAAGTGCTTTAACTTTGAAAAATGAAATCCTGTCTTCTTTATCTTTTCATAAGCTTGATGTTCAAGATATTCGAGGTCAAGGATATGATGGAGCTAGTAACATGCGTGGAGAATGGAACGGGTTACAAGCTTTAATATTGAAGGAATGCCCTTATGCCTATTATATTCATTGTTTTGCCCATCAGTTGCAACTAGCTTTAGTTTCAGCATCAAAAGATGTGGTTGAGGTGCACAAATTTTTCAAGAATCTTAACTTTATTATTAATGTCATTGATTCTTCTTCTAAGCGTCACGATCAGTTACAAGATGCTCAGATTAGTGAAATTGCACATCTGGCTGAAATTGGAGAGCTTGAGAGTGGCAAAGGAGCAAATCAAATTCAAAGTTTGCAAAGACCTGGAGATACAAGATGGAGTTCACATTATCGATCCATACGTAGCTTGTTGAAATTGTATGGTCCCGCGATTGTAGTCTTACGTGAAATTGCTATTAACGGGTCTACTCCTTCTCAAAGAGGTGATGCTTCATTTGCTCTTACCGAATTATTATCATTTGATTTTGTTATTGTTATGCATTTAATGAAGAAGATAATGAAATCAACCGACAAGCTTTGTCAATCTTTACAACGCAAATCTCAAGATATACTTAACGCTTTGAGTTTGGTTTCCACAACAAAATTGTTGATTCAAAATCTAAGGGATCAAGGATGGCAGTCACTTTTGGAAAAAGTTGTTGTTTTCTGTGGATCTAATAGCATTCAAGTTCCTGAAATGACACAAACTTACAAAGATATTATTCGATCTCGTTCAAAAAAAGATAATGTGACTGTCGAACATCATTATCGAGTTGATGTGTTCATTGCTGCTATTGATAGTCAGTTGCAAGAGTTGAATTCTAGATTTAATAAGTCAGTGACAGAACTTCTTCAGCTCAGTGTTGCTTTAGACCCAAAAAAACACTTCAATAAAAGTGACATCTGTAAGTTAGCAAAAACGTTCTATCCCTCAGACTTTACAGAGCAAGATATGATCCATTTAAAACTTGAGTTGCAACATTATGAGCTAGATGTGCTTAAGAATCCAGAGTTAAAAAAGGTTCAAACTGCTGCTGAGTTATGTAGAGGCCTACGAGAAACTGAGAAGTCAGAATCGTATCCTTTGCTTGATAGATTGATTCGTCTTATATTAACTCTTCCCGTTTCAACTGCTACAAGTGAAAGAGCTTTTTCATCAATGAAAATTGTTAAAACAAGGCTTCGTTGCAGCATGGGTGACGAGTTTCTTAGAAATTGCTTGATTCTTTATATTGAGAGGGATATTGTTGAAAGCCTTTCAATAGATGAGATAATAGATGATTTCGCTAACAAGAAACGTAGGCGTGTTCAACTTCAATTGCCAAAGGTACAATATTAA